One genomic segment of Belonocnema kinseyi isolate 2016_QV_RU_SX_M_011 chromosome 2, B_treatae_v1, whole genome shotgun sequence includes these proteins:
- the LOC117182794 gene encoding zinc finger protein 626-like, with translation MREVYSKLFTCAKNFNRDAKKSRGSLNGGPHSYVTTGISSGNNSSAKTLIEYDNDETLEIKEEIVEARGNTGKNDHKMNESKFCTIYIKEDDILSAENKLRSQKKPKNQDSGQKPEMQYKCDKCARTFSYFNTFYQHQRYDCGVTPRFECKLCGKRFKRTNVMNRHIDHVHRKKGAKKSVLRHNCDKCFRSYNWACDLYRHRSLEHAEVQSEFTCDICGFKFKRKAYLYTHIASKHLNQGNSKRQSKKVI, from the exons ATGCGAGAAGTTTACTCGAAGTTATTTACTT GTGCAAAGAATTTCAATAGGGATGCGAAGAAATCAAGAGGAAGTCTAAATGGTGGGCCACATTCTTATGTAACTACTGGAATTTCTTCTGGCAATAATTCCAGTGCCAAGACTTTAATTGAATACGACAATGACGAGACTTTGGAAATCAAGGAAGAAATCGTCGAAG CGCGAGGGAATACAGGTAAAAATGATCATAAAATGAACGAATCGAAATTCTGTACCATATATATAAAAGAAGATGATATATTGTCTGCTGAAAACAAACTCCGGAGTCAAAAGAAGCCGAAAAATCAGGATTCAGGACAGAAACCGGAAATGCAATACAAATGCGATAAATGTGCTCGGaccttttcatattttaatactttctatCAGCATCAAAGATACGATTGCGGCGTCACGCCACGTTTTGAGTGTAAACTCTGCGGCAAACGATTTAAACGGACTAATGTCATGAATAGACATATAGATCACGTGCATCGTAAGAAAGGCGCAAAGAAGTCAGTATTGAGGCATAATTGCGACAAATGTTTTCGAAGTTACAATTGGGCATGTGATTTATATCGACATAGAAGTTTAGAACACGCAGAAGTTCAATCAGAGTTTACTTGTGATATTTGCGGTTTCAAATTCAAACGCAAAGCTTACTTGTACACTCATATTGCTTCAAAACATCTCA
- the LOC117182795 gene encoding zinc finger protein 708-like: MDLPSKKKPKNLTRISDGGQSFRTTTPICSDNKSDSKTFIEYDNDESLEIKEENIEDQETTGENRDEKHETKFCAVYMEEDNICSAEDKPEMKYKCEKCGRTYKSEASLHAHQTIDCTSMPQYKCEYCGKQFKRKSNMSRHVRAIHPRVNIFGLDFVLNKR; encoded by the exons ATGG atcttCCAAGTAAGAAGAAGCCGAAGAATTTAACTAGAATTTCGGATGGCGGGCAATCTTTTCGTACAACTACTCCCATTTGTTCGGATAACAAGTCTGATTCGAAGACTTTTATTGAATACGATAATGACGAATCTTTGGAAATCAAGGAAGAAAACATCGAAG ATCAAGAGACTACAGGCGAAAATCGTGATGAAAAGCACGAAACGAAATTCTGTGCCGTATATATGGAAGAAGATAATATTTGTTCTGCTGAAGATAAACCGGAAATGAAATACAAATGCGAAAAGTGTGGGCGAACCTATAAATCTGAAGCTAGTTTGCATGCTCATCAAACAATCGACTGCACTAGCATGCCACAATACAAATGTGAATACTGCGGCAAACAATTTAAACGAAAGTCTAACATGAGTCGGCACGTGCGTGCTATACATCCTCGGGTAAATATATTTGGTCTGGATTTTGTCTTGAATAAAcgctaa
- the LOC117168542 gene encoding zinc finger Y-chromosomal protein-like, whose translation MRRHIGLVHLESNFKVSQTRHSCDICSRSYIWPSDLSRHKRLAHASLIPQFACDICVYKTNQKRNLFKHISARHSQAFNLRHKCDKCSRSYRSSCGLSEHKRLEHAAVIPQFFCDVCEYKTKRKNMLSRHIIACHMQTSESKHNCNTCSRSYRSLSGLSQHIRLEHAEVKVLFNCDICGYRTKRKPNLTRHITAKHVNKLYLSRT comes from the coding sequence ATGAGGCGGCACATTGGTCTCGTACATCTTGAAAGCAACTTTAAAGTATCGCAAACAAGGCATAGTTGCGACATATGTTCCCGAAGTTACATTTGGCCGAGTGATTTAAGTCGACATAAACGCTTAGCACATGCATCACTCATACCACAATTTGCGTGCGATATTTGCGTTTATAAAAcgaatcaaaaaagaaatttgttcaaacacaTTTCTGCACGACACTCACAGGCATTTAATTTAAGACATAAATGCGACAAATGTTCACGAAGTTATCGTTCGTCATGTGGTTTAAGTGAACATAAACGTTTAGAACATGCAGCAGTCATACCACAATTTTTTTGCGATGTTTGTGAATATAAAACGAAACGAAAAAATATGTTGTCAAGACACATTATTGCATGCCACATGCAGACATCAGAATCAAAGCATAATTGCAACACATGCTCGCGAAGTTATCGTTCGTTAAGTGGTTTAAGTCAACATATTCGTTTAGAACATGCAGAAGTCAAAGTACTATTTAATTGCGATATTTGTGGTTACAGAACTAAACGCAAACCTAACTTGACAAGACATATTACTGCAAAACATGTCAATAAGCTATATTTGTCACGCACGTGA
- the LOC117182796 gene encoding zinc finger protein 736-like, with the protein MEGGRDLPTKSEPKKLTGILVDGLIDYENDETLEIKEEIIQDQETTGENRNEKYESKFCTIYMKEDNIFSAENKLQSQMKEKFPDTKHKPEMKYKCEKCARGYKTKSSLYNHKLLDCNIVPQYSCGFCSKSFKRKSNMSRHVGAVHLKTNSQTPQTSYNCSKCSQSYNWLNGLYRHKRMEHAAVTQTFFCDSCNYTTNRKRNLSRHITSRHLQTSKLRHKCDKCSRSYKWLKDLYRHTRLEHSEGKPPQFNCDICDYQTKRKRDLSLHITAVHPNK; encoded by the exons ATGGAAGGTGGAAgag ATCTACCGACCAAGAGTGAACCGAAGAAATTAACAGGAATATTGGTTGATGGTTTAATTGATTACGAAAATGACGAAACTTTAGAAATCAAGGAAGAAATCATCCAAG ATCAAGAGACTACAGGCGAAAATCGTAATGAAAAGTACGAATCGAAATTCTGTACTATCTATATGaaagaagataatattttttctgcTGAGAACAAATTGCAGAgtcaaatgaaagaaaaatttccgGATACAAAACATAAACCGGAAATGAAATACAAATGCGAAAAGTGTGCGCGAGGCTATAAAACTAAATCTAGCTTGTATAATCATAAATTACTCGACTGCAATATCGTGCCACAGTACAGTTGTGGATTTTGCAGCAAATCATTTAAACGGAAGTCTAACATGAGTCGGCATGTGGGTGCTGTACATCTTAAAACAAATTCACAAACACCACAAACTAGTTATAATTGCAGCAAGTGTTCTCAAAGTTACAACTGGCTAAATGGTTTATATCGACATAAACGTATGGAACACGCAGCAGtcacacaaacatttttttgcgaTTCTTGCAATTATACAACGAATCGCAAAAGAAATTTGTCAAGACACATCACTTCACGTCACCTTCAGACATCGAAATTAAGACATAAATGCGACAAATGTTCGCGAAGTTACAAATGGCTTAAAGATTTGTATCGACATACTCGCTTAGAACATTCAGAAGGCAAACCGCCACAATTTAATTGCGACATTTGTGATTACCAAACGAAACGCAAACGTGACTTATCATTACATATTACTGCAGTACATCCtaataagtaa
- the LOC117182797 gene encoding uncharacterized protein LOC117182797 encodes MVEHLIVYLLASSDLEKSTGQNVWPDFGTTYISSNNKPGTKTLLEYEIHKTLDIKEEIIQVINLQAKSEPSNLTGILYDGQYFCTTSGISPSNNPIAETLIEYDDDEFLEFKEEIIQDLRAKRASKKFTGRQDGWPDFCTTTHTFLNNKSGANTLFEYDIDESLNIKEEIIQDPETTDKIRNKKYESKSCVIDKKKDDTFAFETKVRSQKKQKIQKSKQEPRSNKFKRKCHMSRHVDLLDLKTNLQTSKTSSNCDKSTQSYIFPNSLCRHKREEHAAVKPQFICDYCKYETNRKRILQTHITLRHSQNWKSKHKCDKCWRSYRRLSGLIQHKCSKHAEVKLL; translated from the exons atggtagaACATTTGATTGTTT atcTACTGGCCAGTAGTGATCTGGAGAAATCAACAGGACAGAATGTTTGGCCAGATTTTGGTACAACttatatttcttcaaacaatAAGCCTGGTACCAAAACTTTACTTgagtatgaaattcataaaacttTGGATATTAAAGAAGAAATCATCCAAGTTATAA ATCTACAAGCCAAGAGTGAGCCGTCGAATTTAACTGGTATATTATATGATGGACAATATTTCTGTACAACTAGTGGCATTTCTCCTAGCAACAATCCTATCGCCGAGACTTTAATTGAATATGACGATgacgaatttttggaattcaaggaAGAAATCATCCAAG ACCTACGTGCCAAAAGAGCTTCGAAGAAATTTACAGGAAGGCAGGATGGTTGGCCAGATTTTTGTACAACTACTCAcacatttttgaataataagtCGGGTGCCAATACTTTATTTGAGTACGACATTGATGAATCTTTGAATATCAAAGAAGAAATCATTCAAG ATCCAGAGACTACAGACAAAAtacgtaataaaaaatatgaatcaaaatCCTGTGtgatagataaaaaaaaagatgatactTTTGCTTTTGAAACCAAAGTACGGAGTCAAAagaagcagaaaattcaaaaatcaaaacagGAACCACGAAGCAATAAATTTAAACGGAAATGTCACATGAGTCGGCACGTGGATCTTTTAGATCTTAAAACAAACTTACAAACATCGAAAACGAGCTCTAATTGTGACAAATCGACTCAAAGTTACATTTTTCCGAATTCCTTATGTCGACATAAACGTGAAGAGCATGCAGCAGTCAAACCACAATTTATTTGCGATTATTGCAAATATGAAACGAATCGGAAACGAATTTTGCAAACACACATTACTTTACGACACTCGCAAAATTGGAAATCAAAGCACAAATGCGATAAATGTTGGCGAAGTTATCGTCGGTTAAGTGGTTTAATACAACATAAGTGTTCAAAACATGCAGAAGTCAAACTACTATAA
- the LOC117182798 gene encoding uncharacterized protein LOC117182798 yields the protein MLSSTDRCEYEENKDFLHEEKCFVLEGDPKVSKEPVPLSAITRKHNTRAEKRAIEKLRQDALRVRNAEILGSSSFINENPSGSSASGSITNSREPSEVREKSAVTELDNFGQDGGNDSAHDLIARIEDSRSETEGQDYQGFYSCPPQATLEKVLQFEMMAKSLRTKFNEEQKRLKEHTHYQYQDPETEDGEMKVELLKNSNIWIDPADKKLIRTVYKHSATEMTRRTFASLFGSQMDFSQMSKSGRGNSNGPLIGFPQHLLNDVFRFVSKYRDDNKKFDQRAFNRCITNMCNAARNPKSPHRSSARKRIRANPIRKTRKQPGSQDNMNIQEKTHESTIATAIPHILSSPSQNYPSPSSQYSTNDYPPMHHFSPNQYQFPTNPCPQTQYDPNNYPQNQYLPSSYLPNTEKPSTSKAASTEFAESRKAPSPQFNPISKLEYTSDNSTSGQDSS from the exons ATGTTGTCGTCTACAGATCGCTGTGAATACGAAG aaaataaagattttctccATGAAGAGAAGTGCTTTGTGCTAGAAGGAGATCCTAAAGTATCAAAAGAACCCGTTCCTCTATCTGCAATTACACGAAAACATAATACCAGGGCTGAGAAAAGAGCTATTGAAAAATTAAGGCAGGACGCTTTAAGAGTAAGAAATGCAGAGATTCTTGGAAGTTCCTCATTCATCAATGAGAATCCATCTGGCTCATCAGCATCAGGGTCGATCACTAATAGTAGGGAGCCTTCAGAAGTACGAGAAAAGTCTGCTGTTACTGAGCTGGATAATTTTGGCCAAGACGGGGGAAATGATTCTGCACATGATCTTATTGCTCGAATTGAAGACAGCAGATCAGAAACTGAGGGGCAAGACTATCAAGGATTTTATTCCTGTCCTCCACAAG caacttTGGAAAAAGTACTCCAGTTTGAGATGATGGCAAAGAGTTTAAGGACGAAATTTAATGAGGAGCAAAAACGTTTGAAGGAACATACCCATTACCAATATCAGGATCCTGAAACAGAAGACGGAGAAATGAAA GTTGAGTTGCTGAAAAATTCTAACATATGGATTGATCCGGCTGATAAGAAGCTTATTAGGACAGTATATAAGCATAGTGCTACTGAAATGACGCGGAGAACATTTGCCAGTCTTTTTGGTAGCCAGATGGACTTTTCCCAAATGTCAAAAAGCGGCCGAGGAAACTCCAATGGGCCTTTAATTGGTTTCCCTCAACATTTACTCAATGATGTTTTCC GATTCGTCTCGAAATATCGGGATGATAACAAAAAATTCGACCAAAGAGCCTTCAACCGCTGCATCACTAACATGTGCAATGCAGCACGCAACCCAAAGTCACCTCACCGAAGTTCTGCGAGGAAGCGAATTCGCGCAAATCCGATTAGGAAGACTCGAAAGCAGCCCGGTTCCCAGGACaatatgaatattcaagaaaagacACATGAGTCCACAATCGCTACTGCTATTCCTCACATCCTTTCCAGTCCGTCTCAAAATTATCCATCCCCTTCATCTCAATACTCCACCAATGACTACCCTCCGATGCATCACTTTTCTCCAAACCAGTACCAGTTTCCTACAAATCCTTGCCCTCAAACTCAGTATGATCCAAATAATTATCCTCAAAATCAATATCTACCAAGCTCATATCTTCCAAATACTGAAAAACCATCAACCTCCAAAGCTGCATCAACCGAATTTGCCGAATCACGAAAAGCCCCTTCTCCTCAATTTAAcccaatttcaaaattagagTATACTAGTGATAATTCTACTTCTGGACAAGATTCATCGTAA
- the LOC117182799 gene encoding zinc finger protein 726-like, whose product MLPHRKTSTASRKVYAHIQIKSEPKKLTGILDGGQYFYPTIDFPSSNNNAKTLIDYDYDETLEIKEESIDDQKTTDKSSHQTDESKFGAIYMNEGNILPSENKQPIKKMKMMQESRHKSGWKYKCEKCARTYSQINSLKYHVKYECEVTPGFECKFCGKLFTRKYGRSLHMRVVHLKTNTQSSQARHNCDKCSRSYKWPHGLNRHKRLEHSASKPQFICDNCGYKTNRKSTLSTHVTSRHLQIYRARVSRRNLQEYYMVDNIFIKIVAFLLATINLVPSL is encoded by the exons atgCTGCCCCATAGGAAGACTAGCACAGCTAGCCGTAAAGTGTATGCCC ATATACAGATCAAGAGTGAGCCGAAGAAATTAACAGGAATATTGGATGGTGGGCAATATTTTTATCCAACTATAGACTTTCCTTCTAGCAACAATAATGCCAAGACTTTAATTGATTATGACTATGATGAAACTTTGGAAATCAAGGAAGAAAGCATCGATG ATCAAAAGACTACAGATAAAAGTAGTCATCAAACTGACGAATCAAAATTCGGTGCTATATATATGAATGAAGGTAATATTTTACCTTCTGAAAACAAACAGCCGATTAAAAAGATGAAGATGATGCAGGAATCAAGGCATAAATCAGGATGGAAATACAAATGCGAAAAGTGTGCTCGTACTTATTcacaaataaatagtttgaaatatcATGTAAAATACGAATGCGAGGTCACGCCAGGTTTTGAGTGTAAATTCTGCGGCAAACTATTTACACGGAAATATGGCAGAAGTCTTCACATGCGTGTTGTACATCTTAAAACGAATACACAATCGTCACAAGCGAGGCATAATTGCGACAAGTGTTCTCGAAGTTACAAATGGCCACATGGTTTAAATCGACACAAACGTTTGGAACATTCAGCTTCAAAACCACAATTTATTTGCGACAATTGTGGTTATAAAACAAATCGGAAATCAACTTTGTCAACACACGTTACTTCGCGCCACTTACAG atatacaGAGCAAGAGTGAGCCGAAGAAATTTGCAGGAATATTATATGGtagacaatatttttataaaaatagtagcATTCCTCCTAGCAACAATAAATCTAGTTCCAAGTCTTTAA